The Burkholderiales bacterium genome contains a region encoding:
- the ispD gene encoding 2-C-methyl-D-erythritol 4-phosphate cytidylyltransferase, translated as MVECFALIPAAGSGSRMGRELPKQYLPLAGRPMLWHAVRTLAQHPRIRRVYVVLAAEDPHFAESDFSAFAPRLRVLRCGGQTRAASVRNGLRAMAEEVGAEDWVLVHDAARPCLRPHHVDALIAQVETDSVGGILAIPVADTLKRADSGGRIEATQPREGLWQAQTPQMFRHGLLLSALERATEAPTDEAGAVEALGLRPRLVEGDVLNLKVTWPRDLRLAELILRDAEAQT; from the coding sequence ATGGTCGAGTGTTTTGCCCTGATTCCCGCCGCCGGCAGCGGCAGCCGCATGGGGCGGGAACTTCCCAAGCAATATCTGCCCCTGGCCGGCCGGCCCATGCTGTGGCACGCCGTGCGCACCTTGGCCCAGCATCCCAGAATCCGCCGCGTGTATGTAGTGCTCGCGGCGGAGGATCCCCATTTCGCCGAGAGCGACTTCAGCGCCTTTGCGCCCCGTCTGCGGGTGCTGCGCTGTGGCGGGCAGACCCGTGCTGCCAGCGTGCGCAACGGCCTGCGGGCGATGGCGGAGGAGGTGGGCGCGGAGGACTGGGTGCTGGTGCACGATGCGGCGCGTCCGTGTCTGCGTCCCCATCACGTGGATGCCCTGATCGCGCAGGTGGAGACGGACAGCGTGGGCGGCATTCTCGCCATTCCCGTGGCCGACACGCTGAAGCGCGCCGATTCCGGCGGACGCATCGAGGCCACACAACCCCGCGAAGGCCTGTGGCAGGCGCAAACCCCGCAGATGTTCCGCCATGGGCTTCTGCTTTCCGCCCTCGAGCGGGCGACGGAGGCGCCCACCGATGAGGCGGGCGCGGTGGAGGCGCTGGGCCTGCGGCCCCGGCTGGTGGAGGGGGATGTGCTCAATCTCAAGGTCACCTGGCCGCGGGACCTGAGACTCGCCGAGCTCATCCTCCGCGATGCGGAGGCGCAGACATGA
- the thpR gene encoding RNA 2',3'-cyclic phosphodiesterase, whose translation MRLFFALWPEEPVRRQLAELSLKVRQSCGGRATPFDNLHLTLVFLGQVAEEEIGKVRGAAEEVQLPGFELRLTDLGFWPAKGIAWIAPGNPPRTLFDLAGELASRLAARGFRLETRPYVPHLTLLRRARCDGVSLPAVDIAWPVRQFVLVASTLSSHGASYERLGVWPLAAKAGVD comes from the coding sequence ATGCGGCTTTTCTTCGCCCTCTGGCCAGAGGAGCCGGTGCGCCGGCAGCTTGCGGAACTGAGCCTCAAGGTGCGCCAATCCTGCGGCGGCAGGGCCACCCCCTTCGACAACCTCCACCTCACCCTGGTCTTCCTCGGCCAGGTGGCGGAGGAAGAGATCGGAAAAGTGCGCGGCGCGGCGGAGGAGGTGCAGCTTCCCGGTTTCGAGCTGCGCCTTACTGATCTGGGCTTCTGGCCCGCCAAGGGCATCGCCTGGATCGCCCCCGGCAACCCGCCGCGCACCCTCTTCGACCTGGCGGGGGAGCTTGCCAGCCGGCTCGCCGCGCGGGGCTTCCGCCTGGAGACGCGGCCCTACGTGCCCCACCTCACCCTGCTGCGCCGCGCCCGCTGCGACGGGGTGAGCCTGCCGGCGGTGGATATCGCCTGGCCGGTGCGGCAGTTCGTGCTGGTCGCCTCCACCCTGTCAAGCCACGGCGCGAGCTACGAAAGGCTTGGCGTCTGGCCCCTTGCGGCAAAGGCCGGCGTCGATTGA
- the ispF gene encoding 2-C-methyl-D-erythritol 2,4-cyclodiphosphate synthase — protein MMRVGQGFDVHALVEGRKLILGGVEIPFPLGLLGHSDADVLLHAICDALLGAAALGDIGRHFPDTDPRYRGIDSRRLLRQVAATLREAGWQVVNVDATVIAQAPRLAPYIPQMVRHIASDLAVEEGCINVKATTTEKLGFTGRGQGIAAQAVCLIRRE, from the coding sequence ATGATGCGCGTAGGTCAGGGTTTCGACGTGCACGCCCTGGTGGAAGGCCGCAAACTCATCCTGGGCGGTGTGGAAATTCCCTTCCCCCTGGGACTTTTGGGACATTCGGATGCGGACGTGCTGTTGCACGCCATCTGCGATGCCCTGCTGGGAGCTGCCGCCTTGGGGGATATCGGCAGGCATTTCCCGGACACCGACCCCCGCTACCGGGGCATAGACAGCCGGCGACTCCTGCGCCAGGTGGCGGCCACGCTGCGCGAAGCCGGCTGGCAGGTGGTCAATGTCGATGCCACCGTCATCGCCCAGGCGCCCCGGCTTGCCCCGTACATTCCGCAGATGGTGCGCCACATTGCCAGCGATCTGGCGGTGGAGGAGGGTTGTATCAACGTCAAGGCGACCACCACGGAAAAACTGGGCTTCACTGGACGCGGCCAGGGCATCGCTGCCCAGGCCGTCTGTCTCATCCGTCGGGAATGA
- the amrB gene encoding AmmeMemoRadiSam system protein B, giving the protein MSAVRPAAVAGTFYPGNAAKLAYDLDHLLAQARQTPGPVPKAVIVPHAGYIYSGPIAATAYQRIAAGRDRIRRVVLLGPAHRVPVRGLALPGVEAFATPLGLVPVDGAAVASLRGLPQVVESAPAHAWEHSLEVQLPFLQKVLDDFTLVPLVVGDATAEEVAEVLERLWGGPETLIVISSDLSHYLPYELAQRIDTETAKRILALSSVTHEQACGGTPVNGLLLAARRHGLRPELLDLRNSGDTAGDPDHVVGYAAFAFLNPEEAHVH; this is encoded by the coding sequence ATGTCTGCCGTTCGACCCGCCGCCGTGGCCGGCACTTTCTATCCCGGCAATGCGGCCAAGCTCGCCTACGATCTCGACCATCTCCTGGCTCAGGCGCGGCAAACGCCGGGGCCGGTGCCCAAGGCTGTGATTGTACCCCACGCCGGATACATCTACTCCGGCCCTATTGCCGCGACCGCCTACCAGCGCATCGCCGCCGGCCGCGACCGCATCCGGCGGGTGGTCCTGCTGGGGCCGGCGCACCGCGTGCCCGTGCGCGGGCTTGCCCTGCCCGGTGTGGAGGCCTTCGCCACGCCGCTGGGCCTCGTGCCCGTGGATGGGGCGGCAGTGGCCAGCCTGCGTGGCCTGCCCCAAGTGGTGGAAAGCGCGCCCGCCCACGCTTGGGAACATTCCCTCGAGGTGCAACTCCCTTTCCTACAGAAGGTGCTCGACGATTTCACCCTCGTTCCGCTGGTGGTGGGTGATGCGACGGCGGAGGAAGTGGCCGAGGTGCTGGAGCGCCTGTGGGGCGGACCGGAAACCCTGATCGTCATCAGCTCCGATCTTTCCCATTACCTGCCCTATGAGCTCGCGCAACGCATCGACACGGAAACGGCAAAACGCATCCTGGCCCTTTCCAGCGTGACCCACGAGCAGGCCTGCGGCGGCACGCCGGTCAATGGGCTTCTGCTCGCCGCGCGCCGCCATGGGCTGCGGCCCGAATTGCTGGATTTGCGCAATTCCGGCGATACCGCGGGCGATCCCGACCATGTGGTGGGTTACGCCGCCTTCGCCTTCCTTAACCCCGAGGAAGCCCATGTCCACTGA